The following proteins are encoded in a genomic region of Chryseobacterium cucumeris:
- a CDS encoding NAD-dependent epimerase/dehydratase family protein yields the protein MIKIGITGQNGFVGSHLYNTLGLKPERYKRIEFDRSFFDHPDQLDAFAKQCDVIVHLAAMNRHPDPEVIFSNNIELVRKLIDSLERTESKAHVLFSSSSQEERDNLYGKSKKEGRMLLADWAKKAGGKFTGMIIPNVFGPFGKPNYNSFVATFCYKLTHGETPVIDNDGEVKLIYVGELVQEIIGQIEASDSKEFYEVEHTSVNKVSEVLLKLENYKKLYFDNGEVPQLTSAFDLNLFNTFRCYFDIKNHYPVKFTQHTDPRGAFVEVIRLGIGGQCSFSTTVPGITRGDHFHTRKIERFAVIKGEALIQLRKIDTDEIFDFYLKGDEPAYVDMPIWYTHNIKNIGNEDLYTIFWINEAFNPEDPDTYFVKV from the coding sequence ATGATAAAAATAGGAATAACCGGACAAAACGGTTTTGTAGGATCACATCTGTACAATACACTGGGGCTAAAGCCTGAGCGGTATAAAAGGATTGAGTTTGACAGATCTTTTTTTGATCATCCGGATCAGCTGGATGCATTTGCAAAACAATGTGATGTCATTGTACATCTTGCAGCAATGAATCGTCATCCGGATCCTGAAGTGATTTTCAGTAACAATATTGAACTCGTAAGGAAATTAATAGATTCTTTGGAACGAACGGAATCAAAGGCTCATGTTTTATTTTCATCATCTTCTCAGGAAGAAAGAGATAATCTATATGGAAAATCGAAAAAAGAAGGAAGAATGCTTTTGGCAGACTGGGCAAAAAAAGCTGGCGGAAAATTTACAGGAATGATTATTCCTAATGTTTTCGGACCTTTTGGAAAGCCAAACTATAACTCTTTCGTTGCCACCTTCTGTTACAAGCTTACACATGGTGAAACCCCTGTTATTGATAATGACGGCGAAGTGAAGCTAATCTACGTAGGAGAGCTCGTACAGGAAATCATCGGCCAGATAGAAGCGTCAGATTCCAAAGAGTTTTACGAAGTAGAGCATACTTCAGTAAATAAAGTCTCTGAAGTATTGTTAAAACTTGAAAATTATAAAAAATTATATTTTGATAATGGTGAGGTTCCACAGCTTACATCAGCTTTTGATCTGAACTTGTTTAATACTTTCCGTTGTTATTTTGATATTAAAAACCATTATCCTGTCAAATTCACACAACATACAGATCCGAGAGGAGCTTTTGTAGAGGTGATCAGACTTGGAATAGGCGGTCAGTGTTCATTCTCTACAACAGTTCCCGGAATTACGAGAGGAGACCATTTTCATACCAGAAAAATTGAAAGGTTCGCAGTAATAAAAGGAGAAGCACTTATCCAGTTGCGAAAAATTGATACTGATGAAATTTTCGATTTTTATCTGAAAGGGGATGAGCCCGCTTATGTAGATATGCCTATCTGGTATACCCATAATATTAAGAATATAGGAAATGAAGATCTTTATACCATTTTTTGGATTAACGAAGCATTCAACCCGGAAGATCCTGATACATATTTCGTAAAAGTATAA
- a CDS encoding O-antigen polymerase, with product MIFFIILYIIFLTLVFFFFRKNYRLFGYEKYDFLLPINIILFFSVLATPYMFYIVKHPDIIYTPVDTDNLNNLLFKYILLHVGCIIFFIVGTVSFLKKMLSSLISKLDIITVGQSKNLLFLLSIIFYLLSVYNFKSLQLDNLFQIFINRNENISKLGYIYFTQQIIGYYILYLYLLRDRLNLVQKINLGVFFITFLLSSLLTGGRTQILYMLIFCFIVIQIKKPASIKQFFKPKYILLMALFFGVMYIIPKFRGTAAWNNEGLVSVMTTKDENSYQSYQLLSDMSGLDRYLFIIDMFDRHGFWYGEGYVDVVKILLHPIIRSDVSKLPKGDDGLYLAVMSNEKRFIDKPYRVDDDYMTSFPVGNYAAYMNFGIIGLLLAYFLLGGIANTLYQGCKKGRFKYIYFYTLFISGSVAFSNIGLLNIIINSITLVIVFVIIRIFSPGNIKLQR from the coding sequence ATGATTTTTTTTATAATATTATATATAATATTTCTTACTCTGGTATTTTTCTTTTTTAGGAAGAATTACAGGCTTTTTGGGTATGAAAAGTATGATTTTCTTTTACCCATAAATATTATATTGTTTTTTTCGGTATTGGCTACTCCCTATATGTTCTATATAGTGAAACATCCTGATATTATCTATACACCTGTTGATACTGATAATTTAAATAACTTGCTGTTCAAGTATATTCTTTTGCATGTAGGCTGTATTATTTTTTTTATTGTAGGGACTGTATCTTTTCTGAAAAAAATGTTAAGTTCTTTGATTAGTAAGCTGGATATTATTACGGTGGGACAAAGTAAGAATTTGTTATTTTTATTAAGTATTATATTTTACTTACTTTCTGTTTATAACTTTAAATCCTTACAGCTTGACAATCTTTTTCAAATTTTTATCAATAGAAATGAAAATATAAGTAAACTGGGATATATCTATTTCACTCAACAAATTATCGGATATTATATATTATATCTCTATCTTTTAAGAGACCGGTTAAACTTGGTACAAAAGATCAACCTGGGAGTGTTTTTTATTACCTTCCTGTTATCTTCCCTGCTTACCGGCGGACGTACTCAGATATTGTACATGCTTATATTCTGTTTTATTGTTATACAAATAAAAAAGCCAGCATCTATTAAACAATTCTTTAAGCCCAAGTACATCTTATTGATGGCACTTTTCTTCGGAGTAATGTATATCATCCCAAAATTCAGAGGAACGGCAGCATGGAATAATGAAGGATTGGTATCTGTGATGACAACTAAAGATGAAAACTCTTATCAGTCTTATCAGTTGCTTTCTGATATGAGTGGACTGGATAGGTATTTATTTATCATAGATATGTTTGACAGACATGGCTTCTGGTATGGAGAAGGATATGTAGATGTAGTAAAAATTTTACTGCATCCCATTATAAGAAGCGATGTAAGTAAGCTACCAAAAGGAGATGATGGCCTTTACCTGGCAGTAATGTCAAACGAAAAACGGTTTATTGATAAACCTTACCGTGTAGATGATGATTATATGACTTCCTTTCCTGTAGGTAATTATGCAGCCTATATGAACTTTGGAATTATAGGACTGTTATTGGCTTACTTTCTTCTTGGAGGAATTGCCAATACTCTCTATCAGGGATGTAAGAAAGGACGATTTAAATATATTTATTTTTATACACTCTTTATTTCGGGATCTGTTGCCTTTTCGAATATTGGTCTCCTTAATATTATTATTAACTCTATTACCCTGGTAATTGTATTTGTTATTATCAGAATTTTTAGCCCGGGTAATATAAAACTACAAAGATGA
- a CDS encoding EpsG family protein has protein sequence MYTPVAFSIVFYLFTSLLVTAVVIDSYSKKRLLSIDGNTGYFYLIPLFLVILIGFRPVGITGFTDSEMYREFFDIARVEGISPMPNKDLFFGYFILFTSYITNERGFFILCGLVSVALLVLVSKHISKKHWILFFICHTASLYYWNYNVYGIRQGMASVMFLYGVFIKNKWWKSLLMLLAFGSHFSLGLPVLVYIFSGLISKVDRKFYWIWGLAIPASYFFGIEIEHTVANLIPDERAQYFIENIDEQVFRWDLIAYSSVIMAISYYFIFIEKIKDVTYHRIVNVFIFTNTIFLFLVRVNHAHRFAYLSWFLASLIIFYPFFINNDEKLRNKYRLFSQTLLAFFTFVVLHFIRITFL, from the coding sequence ATGTATACACCGGTTGCTTTTTCAATTGTATTCTATCTGTTTACATCATTGCTGGTCACAGCAGTTGTGATAGATAGTTATTCAAAAAAACGGTTACTCAGTATAGATGGAAATACAGGCTATTTCTATCTTATTCCTCTGTTTTTAGTTATCCTTATTGGTTTCAGACCCGTAGGTATCACTGGTTTCACAGACTCCGAAATGTATAGGGAATTCTTTGATATAGCACGTGTAGAAGGTATTTCGCCCATGCCGAATAAGGATTTGTTTTTCGGGTATTTTATTTTGTTTACCTCTTATATTACCAATGAGAGAGGTTTTTTTATCTTATGTGGTTTAGTATCGGTAGCACTGTTGGTATTGGTATCAAAACATATTTCTAAAAAGCACTGGATATTATTTTTTATCTGTCATACAGCTTCCCTTTATTACTGGAATTATAATGTATATGGTATCAGACAGGGGATGGCATCCGTCATGTTTTTATATGGGGTTTTTATTAAAAACAAATGGTGGAAGTCTTTACTCATGTTACTAGCATTTGGATCTCATTTTTCTTTGGGACTTCCGGTATTGGTATATATCTTCTCAGGACTGATAAGCAAAGTTGATAGAAAATTCTATTGGATTTGGGGATTGGCAATTCCTGCTTCTTATTTTTTTGGAATTGAAATTGAACATACTGTTGCCAACTTAATCCCGGATGAAAGAGCACAATATTTTATAGAAAATATTGATGAGCAGGTATTCCGTTGGGATCTGATTGCCTATAGTTCGGTTATCATGGCAATTTCTTATTATTTTATATTCATTGAAAAGATAAAAGATGTCACTTATCATAGGATAGTGAATGTTTTTATTTTTACAAATACTATATTTTTATTTTTGGTAAGAGTAAATCACGCTCATAGATTTGCCTATTTATCCTGGTTTTTAGCTTCATTAATCATTTTTTATCCGTTTTTTATTAATAACGATGAAAAATTGAGAAACAAATACAGGTTGTTCTCGCAAACTTTACTCGCGTTTTTTACCTTTGTAGTTCTCCATTTTATAAGAATAACTTTTTTATAA
- a CDS encoding polysaccharide biosynthesis protein — MNIQNKVLLITGGTGSFGTAVLRKFINTDHFKEIRIFSRDEKKQDDMRNQFKNDKLKFYIGDVRDYRSIEQAMRGVDYVFHAAALKQVPSCEFFPMQALKTNVEGTQNVIDAAEANHVQKMICLSTDKAAYPINAMGISKAMMEKVVVAASRNLKNTTVCLTRYGNVMASRGSVIPLFVKQIKNGEPITITDPKMTRFLMSLEEAVELVLFAFENGNTGDLFVNKAPAGTIGDLAQALKELFKAGSPIKVIGTRHGEKLYETLCTREEMLKAEDMGDFYRIPADNRDLNYDKYFSEGMKDISKIEDYHSHNTKQQDVEGMKKLLLKLPLIRKEVLGEDVMQYPD; from the coding sequence ATGAATATTCAAAATAAAGTATTACTAATTACTGGAGGAACAGGTTCTTTCGGAACAGCCGTTCTAAGAAAATTTATCAATACCGATCATTTTAAAGAAATCCGTATTTTTTCCCGTGATGAGAAGAAGCAGGATGATATGAGAAATCAATTTAAAAATGATAAACTGAAATTTTATATCGGAGATGTAAGAGATTACAGAAGTATTGAACAGGCTATGAGAGGAGTAGACTATGTTTTTCATGCTGCAGCCTTGAAGCAGGTACCTTCGTGTGAGTTTTTCCCGATGCAGGCATTAAAAACCAATGTAGAAGGAACACAGAATGTAATTGATGCAGCTGAAGCAAATCATGTTCAGAAAATGATTTGTTTGAGTACGGATAAGGCAGCTTATCCTATCAATGCTATGGGTATTTCCAAAGCAATGATGGAAAAAGTAGTAGTAGCAGCTTCCAGAAATTTGAAAAATACAACAGTTTGTCTTACGAGATACGGAAACGTTATGGCATCCAGAGGTTCTGTGATTCCATTATTTGTTAAACAGATTAAAAACGGTGAACCTATTACTATTACAGATCCAAAGATGACGAGATTTTTAATGTCATTGGAGGAAGCTGTCGAACTTGTTTTATTTGCTTTTGAAAATGGAAATACTGGAGACCTATTTGTCAATAAAGCACCGGCAGGAACTATCGGTGATCTGGCTCAGGCTCTTAAAGAATTGTTTAAAGCAGGCAGTCCGATAAAAGTAATTGGAACAAGACATGGGGAAAAGCTTTATGAAACTCTTTGTACACGTGAAGAAATGCTGAAGGCAGAAGATATGGGAGATTTCTACAGAATTCCTGCAGATAACAGAGATCTTAATTATGATAAGTATTTTTCAGAAGGTATGAAAGACATTTCAAAAATAGAAGATTATCATTCTCATAATACGAAGCAGCAGGATGTTGAAGGAATGAAAAAACTTCTTTTGAAGCTTCCTTTGATCAGAAAAGAAGTATTAGGAGAAGATGTAATGCAATATCCGGACTAA
- a CDS encoding acetyltransferase, which produces MKTKEEILIFPYSGTGIEALDCLSEEQCCIGFISDNPSMIGTEQYGIKIYSREAFQEFPEAKVLAVNGSPDSYKKRKQIIDGLEIETDRFTTLIHPKAVIGRNVKVGKNVLIMAGVVATANAEIGNHICILPNTVVHHDSKIGDYTLVAANNTICGDVIIGENCYLGASSNFRNGVKIGNGSLIGIGSNVVGNIGDNKMVKGNPAKEYSEKSD; this is translated from the coding sequence TTGAAAACTAAAGAAGAAATATTAATATTTCCTTATAGCGGGACTGGTATTGAGGCATTAGACTGTCTGTCTGAAGAGCAGTGTTGTATAGGTTTTATTTCTGATAATCCTTCGATGATCGGAACGGAACAGTATGGCATTAAAATTTATAGCAGAGAGGCATTTCAGGAATTTCCTGAAGCTAAAGTCCTGGCTGTCAATGGCAGTCCTGATTCTTATAAAAAAAGAAAGCAAATAATTGATGGGCTTGAAATAGAGACTGACAGATTTACAACACTTATCCATCCTAAAGCTGTTATCGGAAGGAATGTAAAGGTAGGAAAAAACGTCCTTATTATGGCCGGAGTTGTAGCTACTGCAAACGCAGAAATAGGAAATCATATTTGTATTCTCCCTAATACTGTTGTTCATCATGATTCTAAAATCGGGGATTATACCTTGGTTGCAGCGAATAATACTATTTGTGGAGATGTCATCATCGGAGAGAACTGCTATTTGGGAGCTTCTTCAAATTTCAGAAATGGAGTAAAGATAGGCAATGGAAGTCTTATTGGTATAGGAAGCAATGTGGTTGGTAACATTGGAGATAATAAAATGGTAAAAGGTAATCCTGCAAAGGAATATTCTGAGAAATCAGACTAA
- a CDS encoding glycosyltransferase family 4 protein encodes MKFVLMGVKSSPKNISGQSICFDMLLDELKKQMIPFKYITVSVDTDSNFQKILEYLTACIKLIYFYITTIGKSKMIYIAVAQSRLGFYRDFMFVWISALFGKKIVAHLHGGNFKTFYLEQSPFLQKIIKKTYDQCDCIIVLSRVYTDLFDFVDNYKEKVKVVPNGIPEFDNDESIEKKYNPTRPVILYLSNLIESKGYLDVLHSSLILKEKYNISPQVYFCGNFLSNSDDVTFDSVEKAKDYFHNFVKENKLEDNVVYKGLVQGEAKDQLLKNADFLILPTNYNAEGQPISLIEGLKNGCVLITTQYRDIQYMNLDKETGFFVNYNDPEAIAEMISNVNEQDFKRMSLNAQKHFKNSYSFISHYNNIIKIFHEYSK; translated from the coding sequence ATGAAATTTGTTTTAATGGGAGTAAAATCCTCCCCTAAAAATATAAGTGGTCAGTCTATATGTTTTGATATGCTTTTGGACGAACTGAAAAAGCAAATGATTCCGTTCAAGTATATCACAGTAAGCGTAGATACCGACAGTAATTTTCAGAAGATACTGGAATATCTTACAGCGTGCATCAAACTGATTTACTTTTATATAACGACAATAGGTAAGTCAAAGATGATCTACATTGCAGTAGCACAGTCCAGACTGGGCTTTTACAGAGATTTTATGTTTGTCTGGATTTCTGCATTATTCGGAAAGAAAATCGTAGCCCACCTGCATGGAGGCAATTTTAAAACATTCTATCTTGAACAGTCTCCTTTCCTTCAGAAAATAATCAAAAAAACATACGACCAATGTGACTGTATTATTGTTTTGTCCAGAGTATATACTGATCTTTTTGATTTTGTAGATAACTATAAAGAAAAAGTAAAGGTAGTTCCTAATGGAATTCCGGAATTTGATAACGACGAGTCAATAGAAAAAAAATATAATCCGACCAGACCGGTGATCCTGTATCTTTCTAATCTTATTGAGAGTAAAGGCTATCTGGATGTTTTGCATTCGTCCCTGATTCTTAAAGAAAAATATAATATTTCTCCACAAGTTTATTTCTGTGGAAACTTTTTAAGTAACTCGGATGATGTGACTTTTGACAGCGTTGAAAAAGCAAAAGATTACTTTCATAATTTTGTGAAAGAAAATAAGCTGGAAGACAATGTTGTCTATAAAGGGTTGGTTCAGGGTGAAGCCAAAGATCAGCTTTTAAAGAATGCTGACTTTTTGATTCTACCCACCAATTATAATGCAGAAGGGCAGCCTATATCTCTGATAGAAGGATTAAAGAATGGCTGTGTGCTGATTACAACCCAATACAGAGACATTCAGTATATGAATTTGGATAAAGAAACAGGTTTTTTTGTAAATTATAACGATCCTGAGGCTATTGCAGAAATGATCAGTAACGTGAATGAACAAGACTTTAAAAGAATGAGTCTGAATGCTCAGAAACATTTTAAGAACAGCTATTCTTTTATCAGTCATTATAATAATATAATAAAAATTTTCCATGAATATTCAAAATAA
- a CDS encoding WxcM-like domain-containing protein, producing MNNPEIIEGGKYADERGNLFFNNNYNASAIKRIYCIENSNIDYIRGWAGHKTEQRWFTAIQGAFMIKLVKIDHWGEPSKDLQILTFELNDEKLDVLHMPAGYASAIQAKEKGSKLLVMVNYSLGEIDDDHRFPLDYFENM from the coding sequence ATGAATAATCCGGAAATTATTGAGGGTGGAAAATATGCTGATGAAAGAGGAAATCTGTTTTTCAATAATAATTATAATGCTTCTGCAATAAAAAGAATATATTGCATTGAGAATAGTAATATCGATTATATAAGAGGATGGGCCGGACATAAGACAGAACAACGTTGGTTTACAGCCATCCAGGGAGCTTTTATGATTAAATTGGTAAAAATTGATCACTGGGGTGAACCCTCAAAAGATCTTCAGATTCTTACTTTTGAGTTGAATGACGAAAAATTGGATGTACTTCATATGCCGGCAGGGTATGCCTCTGCAATTCAGGCAAAAGAAAAGGGATCGAAACTTTTAGTAATGGTAAATTATTCTTTAGGTGAAATTGATGATGACCATCGTTTCCCTCTGGATTATTTTGAAAATATGTAA
- a CDS encoding NAD-dependent epimerase/dehydratase family protein, with translation MITNKTIFITGGAGFIANTLIKHYIENNKIVVYDNFHRDTLSSSGLANHQNLTVIKGDVLDLAFLTESMKGADVVVHAAGIAGIDTVIKDPVRTMSVNMIGTANALEAAKINGIKDRFVDFSTSEIFGSHAFKSREEDTAVAGSVGEARWVYAVSKLAGEHLAHAYYKQHKLPVVTVRPFNVYGPGQTGEGALQIFIKKALKNEDIYIYGDGTAIRAWCFVDDFVDCLIRCIEDPKAIGESFNLGNQRTVITTLGLAESVCRVLKSNSKIIFKDALSADIEMRIPSVAKSKEILGFEAKVDLEEGILRTAEYFKSIEN, from the coding sequence ATGATAACTAACAAAACGATTTTTATCACCGGAGGTGCAGGATTTATTGCCAATACTCTGATTAAACATTACATAGAGAATAATAAAATTGTGGTGTATGATAACTTTCACAGAGATACATTAAGTTCAAGCGGGTTAGCAAATCACCAGAATTTGACGGTCATCAAAGGAGATGTTTTAGACTTAGCATTTTTAACAGAAAGCATGAAAGGTGCTGACGTTGTTGTTCACGCAGCAGGTATTGCAGGTATTGATACTGTAATCAAAGATCCGGTAAGAACAATGAGCGTAAACATGATCGGAACTGCGAATGCGTTGGAAGCAGCAAAAATAAATGGAATAAAAGACAGATTTGTAGACTTCAGTACTTCTGAAATTTTTGGTAGCCACGCTTTCAAAAGTAGAGAAGAAGACACTGCGGTTGCAGGAAGCGTAGGAGAAGCAAGATGGGTATATGCAGTAAGTAAGCTTGCCGGAGAACATTTGGCTCACGCGTATTACAAGCAGCATAAACTTCCGGTGGTTACTGTAAGACCTTTCAACGTATATGGTCCTGGACAAACCGGGGAAGGTGCTTTACAGATTTTCATCAAAAAAGCGCTTAAAAATGAAGATATCTATATCTATGGAGACGGTACGGCAATCAGAGCCTGGTGCTTTGTTGATGATTTTGTAGACTGCCTGATCAGATGTATTGAAGATCCGAAAGCTATCGGAGAAAGCTTTAACCTAGGTAACCAGAGAACGGTTATTACAACATTAGGTTTAGCTGAATCTGTATGCAGAGTACTGAAGAGCAACAGTAAAATCATCTTCAAAGATGCTCTTAGTGCTGACATTGAAATGAGAATCCCAAGTGTAGCAAAATCAAAAGAAATTTTAGGCTTTGAAGCAAAAGTAGATCTTGAAGAAGGTATTTTAAGAACAGCTGAATACTTTAAATCTATTGAAAACTAA
- a CDS encoding glycosyltransferase family 4 protein produces the protein MNNILIVSNTLCFGGAESFSAQLFENLEQQYDNLHYAVFSCNMDLLERFPAIDRKKIHQFDDSDRTNTFKMLSKIFKVKKYLKDHNIDTIYCSQPDSALIFWLLKIFNKKIKIIYITMHVYENADAKEKFIWKTNLPNRSTDIFIGLSEYLSLQLKQKNKVDPSKVIINRLPVDINKFNVADKKEREQFNLPLNKRIVGICCRLYPIKRVDLFVEAFRHIEDEDTIGVIYGEGPEKERLLGMIKDFQLLDKVFLRPFIDNVNEVIPMFDLYLQTVDGPNLGLVTLEAFSSGVPVIMLADNEEERFMILDTYCNENVGGISTTDPKNIALKVLEILNISEKDGMPARCRKLAEEKYSWPAFLSINEKILKQFR, from the coding sequence ATGAATAACATATTGATTGTTTCTAATACACTGTGTTTTGGGGGGGCAGAAAGTTTTTCTGCACAGTTATTCGAAAATTTGGAGCAGCAGTATGATAATCTGCATTATGCTGTTTTTTCATGCAATATGGATTTACTGGAACGTTTCCCTGCTATTGATAGAAAAAAAATACATCAGTTTGATGATTCTGATAGAACCAATACTTTTAAAATGCTTTCAAAGATTTTTAAAGTAAAAAAATACCTTAAGGATCATAATATTGATACAATATACTGTAGCCAGCCTGATTCTGCACTGATTTTTTGGTTATTAAAAATTTTTAATAAAAAAATTAAAATCATATATATAACCATGCATGTATATGAAAATGCTGATGCCAAAGAAAAATTTATCTGGAAAACTAACCTGCCTAATAGAAGTACGGACATTTTTATCGGACTGAGTGAATACCTATCTTTACAGCTAAAGCAAAAAAATAAGGTAGATCCTTCGAAAGTAATAATCAACAGGCTCCCTGTAGATATTAATAAATTTAATGTTGCCGATAAAAAAGAGAGAGAGCAGTTTAATTTACCTCTAAATAAGAGGATTGTTGGAATATGTTGCAGACTCTATCCTATAAAAAGGGTTGATCTTTTTGTAGAAGCCTTCAGACATATTGAGGATGAAGATACAATAGGTGTTATCTATGGAGAAGGTCCTGAAAAAGAAAGACTACTGGGTATGATAAAAGATTTTCAATTATTGGATAAAGTCTTTTTGCGACCATTTATAGATAATGTTAATGAAGTTATTCCAATGTTTGATCTTTACTTACAAACTGTGGACGGTCCCAATTTAGGACTGGTAACACTTGAAGCTTTCAGTTCAGGAGTCCCAGTCATTATGCTTGCTGATAATGAGGAAGAAAGATTTATGATCCTTGATACCTATTGTAACGAAAATGTAGGTGGAATATCTACTACAGATCCTAAAAATATAGCTTTAAAAGTGTTGGAAATATTAAATATTTCTGAAAAGGATGGAATGCCTGCAAGATGTAGAAAACTGGCAGAAGAAAAATATTCATGGCCCGCATTTCTTTCTATCAATGAGAAAATTCTAAAACAGTTTAGATGA
- a CDS encoding DegT/DnrJ/EryC1/StrS family aminotransferase, producing the protein MLSNFVPLASPDINETDINRVVDVLKSGMLVQGENVGLLETFFSDYLGAEYASALSNGTSTLHLALITLGIGAGDEVIVPAFSYVATANVVELVGAKCIFVDIDENTFNIDVNKIKEVITPNTKAIIPVHEFGLACDIESVMDIAREHNLYVIEDAACALGATQNNKKVGTFGDFGSFSLHPRKSITSGEGGILTTNNAGYSAKIRILRNHGIEMQDGRMEFVEAGYNYRMTDFQAALAHSQIQRLDNILTMKQTLAEVYLSEINNPKITLPVVPEGRNHTWQTFHVLIDDSLQQNEVLEFLRSNKIGANYGAQCIPAMKYYADKYNLDYREKFPNAYRAYSKGIALPLYEKLTEDTVFKISQIVNKI; encoded by the coding sequence ATGTTGTCAAATTTTGTTCCGCTGGCAAGCCCGGATATTAATGAAACAGATATTAACCGTGTTGTGGATGTTTTAAAATCAGGAATGCTGGTGCAGGGAGAGAATGTTGGTTTATTAGAAACCTTCTTCTCTGATTATTTGGGAGCAGAATATGCTTCAGCTCTGAGTAACGGAACTTCTACTTTGCACCTGGCATTAATTACATTAGGAATTGGTGCTGGTGATGAAGTCATTGTACCTGCATTCAGTTATGTGGCTACAGCTAATGTAGTGGAACTGGTAGGCGCAAAATGTATTTTTGTAGATATTGATGAAAATACATTTAATATTGATGTCAATAAAATAAAAGAAGTTATTACTCCGAATACAAAAGCTATTATCCCTGTTCATGAGTTTGGTTTAGCCTGCGACATAGAAAGTGTAATGGATATTGCCCGCGAGCATAATCTGTATGTTATTGAAGATGCTGCATGTGCTTTGGGAGCAACCCAGAATAACAAAAAAGTAGGGACATTTGGTGATTTCGGTTCATTCTCGTTACATCCGCGTAAAAGTATTACAAGCGGTGAGGGAGGAATTCTGACAACAAATAATGCCGGGTATTCAGCTAAGATAAGAATACTTAGAAATCATGGTATTGAAATGCAGGATGGCAGAATGGAATTTGTAGAAGCAGGATACAACTATAGAATGACAGACTTTCAGGCAGCACTGGCTCACAGCCAGATCCAGAGACTGGATAATATCCTTACGATGAAACAAACTTTGGCAGAGGTGTATCTATCGGAAATTAATAACCCAAAGATCACATTACCTGTAGTGCCTGAAGGAAGAAACCATACATGGCAGACTTTTCACGTCTTAATCGACGACAGTTTACAGCAAAATGAAGTGCTTGAATTTTTAAGAAGTAATAAAATTGGGGCAAACTACGGAGCTCAATGTATTCCTGCTATGAAATACTATGCAGACAAATACAATCTGGATTATAGAGAAAAGTTCCCGAATGCTTACAGGGCATATTCTAAGGGAATTGCCTTACCATTGTATGAAAAACTGACAGAAGATACAGTCTTCAAAATCTCGCAAATAGTCAACAAAATATAA